The following coding sequences are from one Azospirillum humicireducens window:
- a CDS encoding ABC transporter ATP-binding protein, producing MAYLVLDQLTKRFGNWTAVDNVSLTVEKGELISLLGPSGCGKTTTLQMIAGFLDADGGRVMLDGQDLLAKKPNERGLGIVFQSYALFPHMTAAENVGFGLEMRKINRADRDRMVADALKLVGLEQYGDRHPRRMSGGQQQRVALARALVIKPSLLLLDEPLSNLDAKMREEMQIELRRIQRTVGTTMILVTHDQSEAMALSDRVVVMNKGRIQQVATPQDAYDRPANAFVANFLGRTNLLPGMVGSGAAGTVITVADSVWPVSQPVPAGPGALAVRPEKIGFVDAGGLSGTVLARVFQGTQWLFEIETAAGRVMVIRQHDGSPLPAERERVMVGWRPQDMAVMPADPDTVFNAQEAA from the coding sequence ATGGCTTATCTGGTTCTCGACCAACTGACCAAGCGCTTCGGAAACTGGACGGCGGTCGACAACGTCTCGCTGACCGTTGAGAAGGGCGAGCTGATTTCGCTGCTGGGGCCGTCGGGCTGCGGCAAGACCACCACCTTGCAGATGATCGCCGGCTTCCTCGACGCCGATGGCGGCCGGGTGATGCTGGACGGCCAGGATCTGCTGGCGAAGAAGCCGAACGAGCGCGGGCTCGGCATCGTCTTCCAGAGCTACGCCCTGTTCCCCCATATGACCGCGGCGGAAAACGTCGGTTTCGGGTTGGAGATGCGCAAGATCAATCGTGCCGACCGCGACCGCATGGTCGCCGACGCGCTGAAGCTGGTCGGGCTGGAGCAGTATGGCGACCGCCACCCCCGCCGTATGTCCGGCGGCCAGCAGCAGCGCGTCGCGCTGGCCCGCGCGCTGGTGATCAAGCCGAGCCTGCTGCTGCTCGACGAGCCCTTGTCCAACCTCGACGCCAAGATGCGCGAGGAGATGCAGATCGAGCTGCGCCGCATCCAGCGCACCGTCGGCACCACCATGATCCTCGTCACCCACGACCAGTCGGAGGCGATGGCGCTGTCCGACCGCGTGGTGGTGATGAACAAGGGCCGCATCCAGCAGGTCGCCACGCCGCAGGACGCCTACGACCGTCCGGCCAACGCCTTCGTCGCCAACTTCCTCGGCCGCACCAATCTGCTGCCGGGCATGGTCGGCAGCGGGGCGGCAGGAACCGTCATCACCGTCGCGGACAGCGTGTGGCCGGTGTCGCAGCCGGTGCCCGCTGGTCCGGGGGCGCTGGCCGTCCGGCCGGAGAAGATCGGCTTCGTCGATGCCGGCGGTCTCAGCGGCACCGTGCTGGCCCGCGTCTTCCAGGGCACGCAGTGGCTGTTCGAGATCGAGACCGCGGCCGGCCGCGTGATGGTGATCCGCCAGCATGACGGCTCGCCCCTGCCGGCGGAGCGCGAGCGGGTGATGGTCGGTTGGCGCCCGCAGGACATGGCGGTGATGCCTGCGGATCCTGATACGGTCTTCAATGCCCAGGAGGCGGCATGA
- a CDS encoding ABC transporter permease, which translates to MSMAASTESQVQATAANPSTHAPPPRRPRRWPWTPYLLSAPGLALFAVLLLVPLVMTFLLSLNSFSFYGGIENVWQLGNYADIIADDYFHEVFLRTFRIAAVVTILCAVFGAPEAYILRRMKSPWRGLCLLIVLGPLLISVVSRTLGWALLFGSTGLVNQGLMALGLIATPIEFMYTETGVIIALTHVLVPFMVLSVWASLQRLDPQVENAALSLGAGPLTVMRRVVLPQIVPGILSGSIIVFALAASAFATPAIIGGRRLKVAATLAYDEFLNTLNWPLGATVAVLLLIANIVIIVGCNRLVERRYKQVFE; encoded by the coding sequence ATGAGCATGGCGGCATCCACCGAAAGCCAAGTGCAGGCGACTGCCGCAAATCCCTCCACCCACGCACCGCCGCCGCGCCGGCCGCGCCGCTGGCCCTGGACGCCCTATCTGCTGAGCGCGCCGGGGCTGGCCCTGTTCGCGGTGCTGCTGCTGGTCCCGCTGGTGATGACCTTCCTCCTGTCGCTGAACAGCTTCAGCTTCTATGGCGGCATCGAAAATGTCTGGCAGCTCGGCAACTATGCCGACATCATCGCCGACGACTATTTCCACGAGGTCTTCCTGCGCACCTTCCGCATTGCCGCGGTGGTGACGATTCTCTGCGCGGTGTTCGGCGCGCCGGAGGCCTACATCCTGCGCCGGATGAAATCGCCCTGGCGCGGCCTGTGCCTGCTGATCGTGCTGGGGCCGCTGCTGATCTCGGTGGTGTCGCGGACGCTGGGCTGGGCGCTGCTGTTCGGCTCGACCGGGCTGGTCAACCAGGGGCTGATGGCGCTGGGGCTGATCGCGACGCCCATCGAGTTCATGTATACCGAGACCGGCGTGATCATCGCGCTGACCCATGTGCTGGTGCCCTTCATGGTGCTGTCGGTGTGGGCCTCGCTCCAGCGGCTCGACCCGCAGGTGGAGAATGCGGCGCTGTCGCTGGGCGCCGGGCCGCTGACGGTGATGCGCCGGGTGGTGCTGCCGCAGATCGTGCCGGGCATCCTGTCGGGGTCGATCATCGTCTTCGCGCTGGCGGCCAGCGCCTTCGCCACCCCGGCGATCATCGGCGGGCGGCGGCTGAAGGTGGCGGCGACTCTCGCCTATGACGAATTCCTGAACACGCTGAACTGGCCGTTGGGCGCCACCGTGGCGGTGCTGCTGCTGATCGCCAACATCGTCATCATCGTCGGCTGCAACCGGCTGGTCGAACGTCGCTACAAACAGGTGTTCGAATGA
- a CDS encoding ABC transporter permease, translated as MNRNGPLALIFHVLFLGFLLAPILIVCAVAFTSQGYLSLPTEGLSLRWFRAIGDNPEFIRAFKDSLLLGAVSSTLAILVAVPAALAIARHQFFGREAIQALFLSPLMVPHIVLGIAFLRFFTMIGLGGTFAGLVLSHVIIILPFALRLILAASTGMDRAVENAAASLGASSWTCFRRVTLPLILPGVASGWVLAFINSFDEVTMTVFIASPETTTLPVRLFLYIQDNIDPLVAAVSAVLIFLTVAAMLVLDRVYGLERLLVGKGRD; from the coding sequence ATGAACCGCAACGGCCCGCTCGCGCTGATCTTCCACGTCCTGTTCCTGGGCTTCCTGCTGGCGCCGATCCTGATCGTCTGCGCCGTCGCCTTCACCTCGCAGGGCTATCTGTCCTTGCCGACCGAGGGACTGTCGCTGCGCTGGTTCCGCGCCATCGGCGACAATCCGGAATTCATCCGCGCCTTCAAGGACAGCCTGCTGCTGGGGGCGGTGTCCTCCACCCTGGCGATCCTGGTGGCGGTGCCGGCCGCGCTCGCCATCGCGCGCCACCAGTTCTTCGGACGCGAGGCGATCCAGGCGCTGTTCCTGTCGCCGCTGATGGTGCCGCACATCGTTCTCGGCATCGCCTTCCTGCGCTTCTTCACCATGATCGGGCTGGGCGGCACCTTCGCCGGGCTGGTGCTGAGCCATGTCATCATCATCCTGCCCTTCGCGCTGCGGCTGATCCTGGCGGCGTCGACCGGCATGGACCGGGCGGTGGAGAATGCGGCGGCGTCGCTGGGCGCGTCGTCCTGGACCTGCTTCCGCCGGGTGACGCTGCCGCTGATCCTGCCGGGTGTCGCCAGCGGCTGGGTGCTGGCCTTCATCAACAGCTTCGACGAGGTGACGATGACCGTCTTCATCGCCTCGCCGGAGACGACGACCCTGCCGGTGCGCCTGTTCCTCTACATCCAGGACAACATCGACCCGCTGGTCGCCGCGGTGTCGGCGGTGCTGATCTTCCTGACGGTCGCCGCCATGCTGGTGCTCGACCGCGTCTATGGGTTGGAACGGCTGCTGGTCGGCAAGGGCCGCGACTGA